TAGTTAGAAACAAATGGAACCCCTAATATTCTTCCATACTTCTTGGTTGAAAGACATTGGCATTAACATGACCATCGTTTTCAACACTTTTTTTGTGATGCTGATACTGGCCACGCTTTCGTTTCTGGCAACCCGTAGCCTGCAGGTTTATCCGGGCCGGATACAGAATGTTATGGAAGTGATCGTGGATGGTCTTCATTCCCTGCTGCTCGATACCATGGGGGAACACGGGAAAAAATTCTTTCCCCTGATTGCCACGCTGGGATTGTTCATTTTAACAAGCAACCTGATCGGTATCATCCCCGGCTTTGAATCTCCGACGGCCAACATCAACACGAACCTGGCTATGGCACTCGTCGTGTTCTTCTCCACGCATGTAGTCGGTGTCATTACTCACGGCCTCAAATATTTCAAACAATTCTTAGGACCTGTCTGGTGGCTGATCCCGCTGATGCTGCCGATTGAAGTCATCAGTCACCTGTCGCGTCCGTTGTCCCTGACCTTCCGTCTGTTCGGCAATATCGCCGGTGAAGACATCGTTCTGCTGGTTGTCCTTCTGCTGGTACCTCTCATTGTTCCGCTGCCCATTATGTTTTTAATGATCTTCACATCGGTTGTCCAAACGCTGGTTTTCATGCTTCTGGCCATGATGTATATCGGCGGCGCAATGGAAGAAGGCCATTAATACCATACGGTTTGCGGCAAAACATAAAGATGCTGTTGCAACGGACAGCTCAATGTTAATTGAAACAAAAAGCAGCTGAAAGCAAGCGCGATCAGCTGCTTTTTTCTTGTTCATCGAATCTGTCTAACCCTTTGTCTTATCAAAGGTTATTTTAACGATCTCATCTGATGCTTGACGACACGGATCAATCGTAATATTGACCACGGGGATAATATCTTAAGGGAGTTTTTATGCGTAGTCTGGGAATCAATATCGGATCGTCAAACGTAAAGGCCGCCATGCTGGAGGGAGATGACATCGTATGGAGCGCCGTTGAACCGCATGAAGGCAATTTTCTCGACACCCTCAGCAAAATCCTGTCAGCCCGCAATATACCGCAGGACACAAAAACACTGGTTACCGGCACCGAAGGCCGCCATCTTTTGAATATCAGCAGCGTGATTGAACCCCTCTGCATTGAAGAAGCCCTGCAAAAGCTCAATCATCAAATCGACGCACTGGTTTCCCTGGGCGGAGAAGATCTGGTTGTCTACACCATCGACCGCAACAACAAAATCATCACCAGCTTTTCGGGTAACAAGTGCGCCTCGGGAACCGGAGAATTCTTTAAACAGCAGCTGGCGCGGATGAACATGAAGCTCGGCGACATCAACAACATCCCCGATAACTGCCGCGCACTGAAACTCTCCTCGCGCTGTTCGGTCTTCATGAAAAGCGACTGCACGCATCGGCTCAACAAAGGTGAAGCGACAACCGGCGATATCGTACTGTCGCTGAGCGATGTCATGGCCATCAAAGTCATCGATTTTCTCAAAAGAGCTAAAATCGAGAAAGGAACCGTGCTGCTCGTCGGCGGAGTCACGCAAAATCAATACATCCTGCGCTTTATCCGCGAACGCATGCCTCAAATCGAATTCATCGTTCCCCAGCAGGCACCTTATTTCGAGG
The genomic region above belongs to Deltaproteobacteria bacterium HGW-Deltaproteobacteria-6 and contains:
- the atpB gene encoding ATP synthase F0 subunit A produces the protein MEPLIFFHTSWLKDIGINMTIVFNTFFVMLILATLSFLATRSLQVYPGRIQNVMEVIVDGLHSLLLDTMGEHGKKFFPLIATLGLFILTSNLIGIIPGFESPTANINTNLAMALVVFFSTHVVGVITHGLKYFKQFLGPVWWLIPLMLPIEVISHLSRPLSLTFRLFGNIAGEDIVLLVVLLLVPLIVPLPIMFLMIFTSVVQTLVFMLLAMMYIGGAMEEGH